A single Actinomadura algeriensis DNA region contains:
- a CDS encoding DegT/DnrJ/EryC1/StrS family aminotransferase, translated as MQTTSTGHSIPFFTQAATFEAEWESIRDHVIDVLNNGKFSHGAKVAELERALEQWTGARHVVAVDSGTDALVLLLRAAGLRPGDEVIVPAYSFIATASSVVLAGGVPVFADIEEGGHGLDPAAADAAVTPRTRMIMPVHLFDRTADLRGAADVARRHGLTLVEDSAEAIGMRATAAPGAPAAHPGPTAATGAHAGLAGAGGVLSFFPAKTLGAIGDAGAVLTDDDAVAETVRMLCHHGRGGRTVDHFPGIANPTVVPGRNGKMDDVQAAVLLGKLARLDADIARRADLAARYDARLRGLPGVRRVPGDVPPHPGTGRVVYVYLVEVEDRDALAAHLAARGVGTEVYYPRPLHLQPCFAHLRHRTGDFPRAEAACAAALALPLYPDLPDADADRVCDEIEAFYAGRGTAR; from the coding sequence GTGCAGACGACATCGACCGGGCATTCCATTCCCTTTTTCACCCAGGCGGCGACGTTCGAGGCCGAATGGGAGAGCATACGCGACCATGTGATCGACGTTCTGAACAATGGCAAGTTCTCGCACGGCGCGAAGGTCGCCGAACTCGAACGCGCCCTCGAACAATGGACCGGTGCCCGGCACGTCGTGGCCGTCGACTCCGGGACGGACGCGCTCGTCCTGCTGCTGCGCGCCGCGGGGCTGCGACCGGGCGACGAGGTGATCGTCCCCGCGTACTCGTTCATCGCGACGGCGTCGTCCGTCGTGCTCGCCGGGGGCGTCCCGGTGTTCGCCGACATCGAGGAGGGCGGGCACGGGCTCGACCCGGCGGCGGCGGACGCCGCGGTCACCCCCCGCACCCGGATGATCATGCCGGTGCACCTGTTCGACCGGACCGCCGACCTGCGCGGCGCGGCGGACGTCGCGCGGCGGCACGGCCTCACGCTCGTCGAGGACAGCGCCGAGGCGATCGGCATGCGCGCGACCGCCGCGCCCGGCGCGCCCGCCGCGCACCCCGGACCGACCGCCGCGACCGGCGCGCACGCCGGGCTGGCCGGTGCGGGCGGCGTCCTGTCGTTCTTCCCCGCCAAGACCCTCGGCGCGATCGGCGACGCCGGCGCGGTGCTCACCGACGACGACGCCGTCGCCGAGACCGTCCGGATGCTGTGCCACCACGGGCGCGGCGGGCGCACCGTCGACCACTTCCCCGGCATCGCCAACCCGACGGTCGTGCCGGGCCGCAACGGCAAGATGGACGACGTGCAGGCGGCCGTCCTGCTCGGCAAGCTCGCCCGCCTCGACGCCGACATCGCGCGCCGCGCCGACCTGGCCGCCCGCTACGACGCCCGGCTGCGCGGCCTGCCCGGCGTGCGCCGGGTGCCCGGGGACGTCCCGCCGCACCCCGGGACCGGACGCGTCGTCTACGTCTACCTCGTCGAGGTCGAGGACCGTGACGCGCTCGCCGCGCACCTCGCCGCCCGGGGCGTCGGCACCGAGGTCTACTACCCGCGGCCGCTGCACCTGCAGCCGTGCTTCGCGCACCTGCGGCACCGGACCGGCGACTTCCCCCGCGCGGAGGCCGCGTGCGCCGCCGCCCTCGCGCTCCCGCTGTACCCCGACCTGCCCGACGCGGACGCCGACCGCGTCTGCGACGAGATCGAAGCCTTCTACGCCGGAAGGGGGACGGCCCGGTGA
- a CDS encoding methyltransferase domain-containing protein: protein MSAAVTAGVFGDHDADARERHRLLGAAFDPMTVRNLARTGVGPGARCLEVGAGNGTVSAWLERRAGTAGRVVATDVRPDPDAAGPPVVRHDIVRDPLPEAEYDLVHARLVLRLLPERDAVLARLVRALKPGGVLQLDEFDASDAPALRVPSPAARALYESFTAAKNRLMARAGVDVAWGRDVARAMDAAGLTGVASWTRVELWDARSPGLRLLAHHARHLHDGLVREGMSPERLDEVRALLADPRFRARSYTMYSVQGRRPLEVR from the coding sequence GTGAGCGCGGCGGTCACCGCCGGGGTCTTCGGCGACCACGACGCGGACGCCCGCGAGCGGCACCGCCTGCTCGGCGCGGCGTTCGACCCGATGACCGTCCGGAACCTCGCCCGGACGGGCGTGGGGCCCGGAGCGCGGTGCCTCGAGGTCGGTGCGGGGAACGGCACCGTCTCCGCGTGGCTGGAGCGGCGCGCCGGGACGGCCGGGCGCGTGGTCGCCACCGACGTCCGTCCCGACCCGGACGCCGCCGGGCCGCCGGTGGTCCGGCACGACATCGTGCGGGACCCGCTGCCCGAGGCCGAGTACGACCTCGTGCACGCGCGGCTCGTCCTGCGGCTGCTGCCCGAACGCGACGCCGTCCTCGCCCGGCTCGTCCGCGCGCTGAAGCCGGGCGGCGTCCTGCAGCTGGACGAGTTCGACGCGTCGGACGCGCCCGCGCTGCGCGTCCCGAGCCCGGCCGCGCGGGCGCTGTACGAGTCGTTCACCGCGGCGAAGAACCGGCTGATGGCCCGCGCCGGGGTCGATGTCGCGTGGGGGCGGGACGTGGCGCGGGCGATGGACGCGGCGGGACTCACCGGCGTCGCGTCCTGGACCCGCGTCGAGCTGTGGGACGCGCGGTCGCCGGGCCTCCGGCTGCTCGCGCACCACGCGCGGCACCTGCACGACGGGCTCGTCCGGGAGGGGATGTCCCCCGAACGGCTCGACGAGGTCCGCGCCCTGCTGGCCGATCCGCGCTTCCGCGCCCGCTCCTACACCATGTACTCCGTTCAGGGCCGGCGCCCGCTGGAGGTTCGATGA
- a CDS encoding CoA transferase encodes MDVTTNMTRDVPRPLAGTIVRACGDSVALRVASARLRALGCVVEDGGAAPPDAPAGRLAAVRAPFPGALPECAIGWSGPVRVPMSGEHDVQAACGIMQVHGRATGGPRALPIDYASVCAGILAAQAFTAGALAALHGRTDVAATTSVAQAAALALTQYVAVATAEPGADRPARPARPARSGAARTPPFRSSDGVRFELETFDAERWLWFWSALGAARAPIVRGWPPFQQRFATATCELPPELGRAARGHAYRAVRDAAEAAGVSVLPIRDAAPPPPAPASPWRLRATAPAPAPPFRPPPDGPGPLAGVRVVESTNRVQGPLAGHLLGLLGAAVVRLEPPGGDPLRGVPPLSGDSSVRFLALNRGKAAVEADLKTAAGRDAALRLAATADVFLQNWPPGRAARFRLDAADCPSLVYAHAGGWADVLPEPQPMGTDYLVQAHSGVAALLGGPTLMTITDVLGAFIAAEGAVAGLLARARTGGGVRVETALIDAARLLRSAVHSPVDGAARAPVVSDLAAMAADPAYAALFETDGTAAYSRAPWTFDDAREFV; translated from the coding sequence ATGGACGTGACGACGAACATGACGCGGGACGTGCCCCGCCCCCTCGCCGGGACGATCGTGCGCGCCTGCGGCGACTCCGTCGCGCTGCGCGTCGCGTCCGCGCGGCTGCGGGCGCTCGGCTGCGTCGTCGAGGACGGCGGCGCGGCCCCGCCGGACGCGCCCGCCGGGCGGCTCGCCGCCGTCCGCGCACCGTTCCCGGGGGCGCTGCCCGAGTGCGCGATCGGCTGGTCCGGGCCCGTGCGGGTGCCGATGTCCGGCGAGCACGACGTGCAGGCCGCCTGCGGGATCATGCAGGTCCACGGACGCGCGACCGGCGGCCCCCGCGCCCTCCCGATCGACTACGCGTCCGTGTGCGCGGGGATCCTCGCGGCGCAGGCGTTCACGGCCGGGGCCCTCGCCGCCCTGCACGGCCGGACGGACGTCGCCGCGACGACGTCCGTCGCGCAGGCCGCGGCCCTCGCGCTCACGCAGTACGTCGCCGTCGCGACCGCCGAACCGGGCGCGGACCGTCCGGCCCGTCCGGCCCGTCCGGCCCGGTCCGGCGCCGCGCGGACGCCGCCGTTCCGTTCGTCCGACGGCGTCCGCTTCGAGCTCGAGACGTTCGACGCCGAACGGTGGCTGTGGTTCTGGTCCGCGCTCGGCGCCGCGCGCGCGCCGATCGTCCGGGGCTGGCCGCCGTTCCAGCAGCGGTTCGCCACCGCGACGTGCGAGCTGCCCCCGGAGCTGGGCAGGGCGGCGCGCGGGCACGCGTACCGGGCCGTCCGGGACGCCGCCGAGGCCGCGGGCGTGAGCGTCCTGCCGATCAGGGACGCCGCGCCGCCGCCCCCCGCGCCCGCCTCCCCGTGGCGGCTCCGCGCGACGGCGCCCGCGCCGGCGCCGCCGTTCCGGCCGCCGCCGGACGGGCCCGGGCCGCTCGCCGGGGTGCGCGTCGTCGAGTCGACGAACCGCGTGCAGGGCCCGCTCGCCGGGCACCTGCTCGGGCTGCTCGGCGCCGCCGTCGTCCGCCTCGAACCGCCCGGCGGGGACCCGCTGCGCGGCGTCCCGCCCCTGTCCGGGGACTCCTCGGTCCGGTTCCTCGCCCTCAACCGGGGCAAGGCGGCCGTCGAGGCCGACCTGAAGACCGCCGCCGGACGGGACGCCGCGCTGCGGCTCGCCGCGACCGCCGACGTGTTCCTGCAGAACTGGCCGCCGGGCCGCGCCGCCCGCTTCCGCCTGGACGCCGCCGACTGCCCCTCCCTCGTGTACGCGCACGCGGGCGGCTGGGCCGACGTCCTCCCGGAGCCGCAGCCGATGGGCACCGACTACCTCGTGCAGGCCCACTCGGGCGTCGCGGCGCTGCTGGGCGGCCCGACCCTCATGACGATCACCGACGTGCTCGGCGCGTTCATCGCCGCCGAGGGGGCCGTCGCCGGGCTCCTCGCCCGCGCCCGCACCGGCGGGGGCGTCCGCGTCGAGACCGCGCTGATCGACGCCGCCCGCCTCCTCCGCTCGGCCGTCCACAGCCCTGTGGACGGCGCCGCGCGCGCGCCCGTCGTGTCCGACCTCGCCGCGATGGCCGCCGACCCCGCCTACGCGGCCCTGTTCGAGACCGACGGCACGGCCGCGTACAGCCGCGCCCCCTGGACCTTCGACGACGCGAGGGAGTTCGTGTGA
- a CDS encoding DegT/DnrJ/EryC1/StrS family aminotransferase — MTAPPIAATEIPFFAPDLFDGDRDALLDAVRAIGTGTAQKFILGEHTARLEHALHTRLGSDQVADVVACSSGTSGLSLLLAAMDIGPGDEVVVPAFGCAPLAATVLDAGARPVFADIDPVRLTMDPAAAEALIGPRTRALLPAHMFSVMADMPAFRDLADRYGLRLIEDSALAQGGALRGRPAGCWGDAGVYSFVQVKTFGMPGEGGVVLTRDAALGRAVRVLRNHGQDGVHRFVHHRIGLNSRFDEVMALFQLHRLPGLDGRLARRAEISAYYSRRFAPLADRGLIAPPEGGDGRFPYVYTVLTERRDALRAHLAARGIASHVYYPRPLPAQPAFAPHAAGPGPGPAAVWPHAESAARRNLSLPLYPHLTDAQAEHIADAVRAFAGTDPNGERR, encoded by the coding sequence GTGACCGCCCCGCCCATCGCCGCCACCGAGATCCCGTTCTTCGCGCCCGACCTGTTCGACGGCGACCGGGACGCCCTGCTGGACGCCGTCCGCGCGATCGGCACCGGGACGGCGCAGAAGTTCATCCTCGGCGAGCACACCGCCCGCCTGGAACACGCCCTCCACACCCGCCTCGGTTCCGACCAGGTCGCGGACGTCGTCGCGTGCTCCAGCGGCACGTCCGGGCTGTCGCTGCTGCTCGCGGCGATGGACATCGGGCCCGGCGACGAGGTCGTGGTACCCGCGTTCGGCTGCGCGCCGCTCGCCGCGACCGTCCTGGACGCGGGCGCCCGTCCCGTGTTCGCCGACATCGACCCGGTGCGGCTGACGATGGACCCGGCCGCCGCCGAGGCGCTGATCGGGCCGCGCACGCGGGCGCTGCTGCCCGCGCACATGTTCTCGGTGATGGCGGACATGCCCGCGTTCCGCGACCTCGCCGACCGGTACGGCCTGCGGCTCATCGAGGACTCGGCCCTCGCGCAGGGCGGCGCGCTGCGCGGGCGTCCGGCGGGCTGCTGGGGCGACGCCGGGGTGTACTCGTTCGTCCAGGTCAAGACGTTCGGGATGCCGGGGGAGGGCGGCGTCGTCCTCACCCGCGACGCCGCGCTGGGCCGGGCCGTCCGGGTGCTGCGCAACCACGGGCAGGACGGCGTGCACCGGTTCGTCCACCATCGCATCGGCCTCAACAGCCGGTTCGACGAGGTGATGGCCCTCTTCCAGCTGCACCGGCTGCCCGGGCTGGACGGGCGGCTGGCGCGCCGCGCGGAGATCTCCGCGTACTACTCGCGCCGGTTCGCGCCGCTCGCCGACCGCGGCCTGATCGCGCCCCCGGAGGGCGGCGACGGCCGCTTCCCCTACGTGTACACGGTGCTGACCGAGCGGCGGGACGCGCTGCGCGCGCACCTCGCCGCGCGCGGGATCGCCTCGCACGTCTACTACCCGCGCCCGCTGCCCGCCCAGCCCGCGTTCGCGCCGCACGCCGCCGGGCCGGGACCCGGTCCGGCGGCGGTGTGGCCGCACGCCGAGTCCGCGGCCCGCCGCAACCTCTCGCTGCCGCTGTACCCGCACCTGACCGACGCCCAGGCCGAGCACATCGCGGACGCCGTCCGCGCGTTCGCCGGCACCGACCCGAACGGGGAGCGCCGATGA
- a CDS encoding protoporphyrinogen/coproporphyrinogen oxidase: MTDVDVEVAVVGAGPAGLAAAHALAEAGRTVRVLEAADAVGGRMRTVREHGCLIDIGAEMFPDRPAYPATWRLISALGLDADPAAVPRVPDALAVWRGGRTRPHVGRPLGLLTGAGLPVRARLDLVRFQARLARLADLDPQRPEHTSLGTATVADLVRPYHRDLRGYLVDPLVGGFFGWDPERSAAAPFAAHLATSGGSGGWRTYRDGMDALARALAGRLDVVLGHPVTRVTAGPGPVRLESPRGTVTARAAVLAVPAPVAARLHPDAPPAAREFLRGCGYAPMLRASLVLDRPLAPRGARPRFATLVPAAEDPLLGVITADHHKHPGRAPGGRGLLSLITSPRGTAELVGAPDDAVTNRLLARAERFVPALSRHVEHVRVSRFRYGLPEATPRALRLRAAFAGRPVAAVEYAGDWTVLRPCSEGAVASGGTAAARILAHLSGGRGLGDALSRDRSPHPRQEVSR; this comes from the coding sequence ATGACGGACGTCGACGTCGAGGTCGCCGTCGTCGGGGCGGGGCCCGCCGGGCTGGCCGCCGCGCACGCCCTCGCCGAGGCGGGCCGGACGGTCCGGGTGCTGGAGGCCGCGGACGCGGTCGGCGGGCGGATGCGGACGGTCCGCGAGCACGGCTGCCTGATCGACATCGGCGCCGAGATGTTCCCGGACCGGCCCGCCTACCCGGCGACCTGGCGGCTGATCTCCGCGCTCGGCCTGGACGCCGACCCCGCCGCCGTCCCGCGCGTGCCGGACGCGCTCGCCGTGTGGCGCGGCGGGCGCACCCGCCCGCACGTCGGGCGCCCGCTCGGGCTGCTCACCGGAGCGGGCCTGCCGGTGCGCGCCCGCCTCGACCTGGTGCGCTTCCAGGCGCGGCTGGCGCGGCTCGCCGACCTCGACCCGCAGCGGCCCGAGCACACCTCCCTCGGCACCGCGACGGTCGCCGACCTCGTCCGCCCGTACCATCGCGACCTGCGCGGATACCTCGTCGACCCGCTCGTCGGCGGGTTCTTCGGCTGGGACCCCGAACGCTCCGCCGCCGCCCCGTTCGCCGCGCACCTGGCCACGTCCGGCGGGTCGGGCGGCTGGCGCACGTACCGCGACGGGATGGACGCGCTGGCGCGGGCCCTCGCCGGCCGGCTCGACGTCGTCCTCGGGCACCCCGTCACGCGGGTGACGGCCGGGCCCGGACCCGTCCGGCTGGAGTCGCCGCGCGGGACCGTGACGGCGCGCGCCGCGGTGCTCGCCGTCCCCGCGCCCGTCGCGGCCCGGCTGCACCCGGACGCGCCGCCCGCCGCGCGCGAGTTCCTGCGCGGCTGCGGGTACGCGCCGATGCTGCGCGCGAGCCTCGTTCTGGACCGTCCGCTGGCGCCGCGCGGCGCGCGGCCCCGGTTCGCGACGCTCGTCCCGGCCGCCGAGGACCCGCTCCTCGGCGTCATCACCGCCGACCACCACAAGCACCCCGGGCGGGCGCCCGGCGGGCGCGGGCTGCTGTCGCTGATCACGTCGCCGCGCGGCACCGCCGAACTCGTCGGCGCGCCCGACGACGCGGTGACGAACCGGCTGCTCGCCCGCGCCGAACGGTTCGTCCCCGCCCTTTCCCGGCATGTCGAGCACGTCCGGGTGTCCCGGTTCCGGTACGGGCTGCCCGAGGCGACGCCCCGCGCGCTGCGGCTGCGCGCCGCGTTCGCGGGCCGTCCCGTCGCGGCCGTCGAGTACGCGGGCGACTGGACGGTGCTGCGCCCGTGCAGCGAGGGCGCCGTCGCGTCCGGCGGGACGGCCGCCGCGCGGATCCTCGCGCACCTGTCCGGCGGGCGGGGCCTCGGCGACGCCTTATCCCGCGATCGTTCCCCCCATCCACGTCAGGAGGTCAGCCGATGA
- a CDS encoding UbiA family prenyltransferase, whose amino-acid sequence MTYRPTTIAAPSAPVRGGGLAAYARLAKLDIYDYYLGLPLVWALLAPAVRWDAGTFGLLGLVLLAEVVVVAAMVGFDDVTGFRDGSDAANYGSDAARRRLHRKPLVAGTLTEPQALRFAWAATAIGTALWAAAVAAAPHRPVWAAVLAAVCVAASVQYSWGLKISYRGFQEVFLIGLGIGWTLVPYALLTGAAPAFVIVQAVAFGAGPMLFGLYSNTGDADGDRAAGRITVATLVSARTHRTFVAAATGALVLLIAGSAAAGIAPWWFPAVLLPVVAMRLAHLVIGFRGEILRARRIAIHAHRVTVALLVAANLVASGIAS is encoded by the coding sequence ATGACGTACCGGCCGACGACCATCGCGGCGCCGAGCGCGCCCGTCCGGGGCGGCGGCCTCGCCGCCTACGCGCGGCTGGCCAAACTCGACATCTACGACTACTACCTCGGCCTGCCGCTCGTGTGGGCGCTGCTCGCCCCGGCCGTCCGCTGGGACGCCGGGACGTTCGGGCTGCTCGGCCTCGTGCTGCTCGCGGAGGTCGTCGTCGTGGCCGCGATGGTCGGCTTCGACGACGTCACCGGGTTCCGCGACGGCAGCGACGCCGCGAACTACGGCTCCGACGCGGCCCGCCGCCGGCTGCACCGCAAGCCGCTCGTCGCGGGCACCCTCACCGAGCCGCAGGCGCTGCGGTTCGCGTGGGCGGCGACGGCGATCGGGACGGCGCTGTGGGCGGCGGCCGTGGCCGCGGCGCCGCACCGTCCGGTGTGGGCGGCGGTCCTCGCGGCCGTCTGCGTCGCCGCGTCCGTGCAGTACTCGTGGGGGCTGAAGATCAGCTACCGCGGGTTCCAGGAGGTCTTCCTGATCGGGCTCGGGATCGGCTGGACGCTCGTCCCGTACGCGCTGCTGACCGGCGCGGCGCCCGCGTTCGTGATCGTCCAGGCGGTGGCGTTCGGGGCGGGGCCGATGCTGTTCGGCCTGTACTCCAACACGGGCGACGCCGACGGGGACCGGGCCGCCGGACGTATCACCGTCGCGACGCTGGTGTCGGCCCGGACGCACCGGACGTTCGTCGCCGCGGCGACCGGCGCGCTGGTGCTGCTGATCGCCGGGTCGGCGGCGGCCGGGATCGCGCCGTGGTGGTTCCCGGCCGTCCTGCTCCCGGTCGTGGCGATGCGGCTGGCGCACCTGGTGATCGGGTTCCGGGGCGAGATCCTGCGGGCCCGCCGGATCGCGATCCACGCCCACCGCGTCACCGTGGCCCTGCTGGTCGCGGCGAACCTGGTCGCGTCGGGGATCGCCTCATGA
- a CDS encoding class I adenylate-forming enzyme family protein, which produces MIPFGKRIELGTLFDDLADRRGSTTVHVSRPLDIAPGLGTALDPPALARLVRAASGWLAAAGAGRGDRIAIAKRDHWDTVLLCCAAARIGAVPAPLSAHLDAGTLDTLLGRLGPALLVTDSARLAASWTAGGAPESRAARTLLLDGDSATALTLDDVRGAPVPAPYRPPVDHPLAIMHTSGTTGVPKLVTHTTRTLLRRLAGFEAHRWPLLSARPDDVLAGSFSFVHGRALAWTAVALTHGPREILAIPSSDWAEAGPLLDRHRPTVVEAQPATFVRWRSRARHDDHPFDRVRLFISTFDAVHPPTVRTFLRATRHPRPVWLQGWGQSETGPLTFRFLTRRALAAERERHPTTRDLGRPVPGRTRLRVLDRVTLRPVPRGAPGLVVCATKAIADGYVGERSRFERKRAGRWFMTGDIGVRTRDGRLLLLDREADAVPEGSGAELEDVLEDRLPDVAECVVLSVPGGPSLPVVVTDADLDPDAWREATADLPELAAPIAVKWDGVPRTGTGKVRRGALRERLGLAPDTYGTGRWT; this is translated from the coding sequence ATGATCCCGTTCGGCAAGCGCATCGAGCTGGGCACCCTGTTCGACGACCTGGCCGACCGGCGCGGCTCCACGACCGTGCACGTCAGCCGCCCGCTCGACATCGCGCCCGGTCTCGGCACCGCCCTCGATCCGCCCGCCCTCGCCCGGCTCGTGCGGGCCGCGTCCGGCTGGCTCGCCGCCGCCGGGGCCGGACGCGGCGACCGGATCGCGATCGCCAAGCGCGACCACTGGGACACGGTCCTGCTGTGCTGCGCCGCCGCCCGCATCGGCGCCGTCCCCGCGCCGCTGTCGGCCCACCTGGACGCGGGCACGCTCGACACCCTGCTCGGACGCCTCGGCCCGGCGCTGCTCGTCACCGACTCGGCGCGGCTCGCCGCGAGCTGGACGGCGGGCGGCGCGCCCGAGTCCCGCGCCGCCCGGACGCTCCTCCTCGACGGCGACTCCGCGACCGCCCTCACCCTCGACGACGTGCGCGGCGCGCCCGTCCCCGCCCCCTACCGGCCGCCCGTCGACCACCCGCTCGCGATCATGCACACGTCCGGGACGACCGGGGTGCCGAAACTCGTCACGCACACCACCCGGACCCTGCTGCGGCGCCTCGCCGGGTTCGAGGCGCACCGCTGGCCGCTGCTGTCCGCCCGCCCGGACGACGTGCTCGCCGGATCGTTCTCGTTCGTGCACGGCCGCGCCCTCGCCTGGACGGCCGTCGCGCTGACGCACGGGCCCCGCGAGATCCTCGCGATCCCCTCGTCGGACTGGGCCGAGGCCGGGCCGCTGCTCGACCGGCACCGGCCCACCGTCGTCGAGGCCCAGCCGGCGACGTTCGTCCGGTGGCGGTCCCGGGCACGGCACGACGACCACCCGTTCGACCGCGTGCGGCTGTTCATCAGCACGTTCGACGCCGTGCACCCGCCGACCGTCCGCACGTTCCTGCGCGCCACCCGGCACCCTCGCCCCGTCTGGCTGCAGGGCTGGGGGCAGAGCGAGACCGGCCCGCTGACGTTCCGGTTCCTCACCCGCCGGGCGCTCGCCGCCGAACGCGAACGGCATCCGACCACCCGCGACCTCGGCCGTCCCGTCCCCGGCCGCACCCGGCTGCGGGTCCTCGACCGGGTCACGCTGCGGCCCGTGCCGCGCGGCGCCCCCGGGCTCGTCGTCTGCGCCACCAAGGCGATCGCGGACGGGTACGTGGGGGAGCGGTCGCGGTTCGAGCGCAAGCGCGCGGGCCGCTGGTTCATGACGGGCGACATCGGCGTCCGCACCCGCGACGGGCGGCTCCTCCTCCTCGACCGGGAGGCCGACGCCGTCCCCGAGGGCAGCGGCGCCGAACTCGAGGACGTCCTCGAAGACCGGCTGCCGGACGTCGCCGAATGCGTCGTGCTCAGCGTCCCCGGCGGCCCTTCCCTGCCCGTCGTCGTCACCGACGCCGACCTCGACCCGGACGCGTGGCGCGAAGCGACCGCCGACCTGCCCGAACTCGCCGCACCGATCGCGGTGAAGTGGGACGGCGTACCGCGGACCGGGACCGGAAAGGTCCGCCGCGGGGCCCTGCGCGAACGGCTCGGCCTCGCCCCCGACACCTACGGGACGGGCCGATGGACGTGA
- a CDS encoding class I adenylate-forming enzyme family protein — translation MTTSATDPVWTSANGVALADLVPARLRAEWTARGLCPGRDVYTLFHERARDVPDRDAVVDDAGALSYAELDARVRRAAAALAAAGHGAADIIGVLLPNGRDAVVAELAVAAIGAVALPIPHTRGPRDVARLLERSRAAALVTVHGMVDAVDLPARTRVWTPHRRTPGAAPPHGGARSLDDATAEDVRAWRPARPDAEAPARLLVSSGSESEPKMVAYSHNAMAGGRANYVAALRRGADPMRALLLVSLASSYGSLGTSVILARLGGTLVLLPRFDAAAALRAAELHRPTHLFGVPTMLWRMTESGTVADTSSLRAVVSSAGPVHGHVVEACERRFGMTPVNVYGSSDGVNCHTGRVPGRWEPGLAGVPDPDVAEIGIRDPQGRPLPPGEPGEIWARGPMTPLCYVAAPELDARHRAPGGWVRSGDLGRLDPDGTLWVLDRLKRVVIRGGVGLSPADVERELSAHPGVADVHCVPVRDRDLGERMCACVAPRRGAPPPSPADMLDHLRRRGLDKRRLPERFLVLPELPLGPTGKVCATTLARLAADASADAGGGR, via the coding sequence GTGACCACCTCCGCAACCGATCCCGTCTGGACGTCGGCGAACGGCGTCGCGCTCGCCGACCTCGTGCCCGCCCGGCTGCGGGCCGAGTGGACCGCGCGGGGCCTGTGCCCCGGCCGCGACGTCTACACCCTCTTCCACGAGCGGGCCCGCGACGTGCCCGACCGGGACGCCGTCGTCGACGACGCGGGCGCGCTGAGCTACGCCGAACTCGACGCGCGCGTCCGGCGGGCCGCCGCCGCGCTCGCCGCCGCCGGGCACGGGGCCGCCGACATCATCGGCGTCCTGCTGCCGAACGGGCGGGACGCGGTCGTCGCCGAGCTGGCGGTCGCCGCGATCGGCGCCGTCGCGCTGCCGATCCCGCACACCCGCGGGCCGCGCGACGTCGCCCGGCTGCTCGAGCGGTCGCGCGCCGCCGCGCTCGTGACCGTCCACGGGATGGTCGACGCGGTCGACCTCCCGGCCCGCACGCGGGTGTGGACGCCGCACCGCCGGACGCCCGGCGCGGCCCCGCCGCACGGCGGCGCCCGGTCGCTCGACGACGCGACGGCCGAAGACGTCCGGGCGTGGCGGCCCGCCCGTCCGGACGCGGAGGCGCCCGCGCGGCTGCTCGTGTCGTCGGGGTCGGAGTCGGAGCCGAAGATGGTCGCGTACTCGCACAACGCGATGGCGGGCGGGCGCGCGAACTACGTGGCGGCGCTCCGCCGCGGGGCCGACCCGATGCGCGCGCTGCTGCTGGTGTCGCTGGCCTCCTCCTACGGGTCCCTCGGGACGTCGGTGATCCTCGCGCGGCTCGGCGGCACGCTCGTCCTGCTGCCCCGCTTCGACGCCGCGGCCGCGCTGCGCGCCGCCGAACTGCACCGGCCCACGCACCTGTTCGGCGTCCCGACGATGCTGTGGCGGATGACCGAGTCGGGGACCGTCGCGGACACGTCGTCGCTGCGCGCCGTCGTGTCCAGCGCGGGCCCCGTGCACGGGCACGTCGTCGAGGCGTGCGAGCGCCGGTTCGGGATGACGCCCGTCAACGTCTACGGGTCCAGCGACGGCGTCAACTGTCACACCGGGCGCGTCCCGGGCCGCTGGGAGCCGGGCCTGGCGGGCGTCCCCGACCCGGACGTCGCGGAGATCGGCATCCGCGACCCGCAGGGGCGGCCGCTGCCGCCCGGCGAACCGGGCGAGATCTGGGCGCGCGGCCCGATGACGCCGCTCTGCTACGTCGCGGCACCCGAGCTCGACGCCCGGCACCGTGCGCCCGGCGGGTGGGTGCGCAGCGGCGACCTCGGCCGCCTCGACCCGGACGGGACGCTCTGGGTGCTCGACCGGCTGAAACGCGTCGTCATCCGCGGCGGCGTCGGCCTCTCCCCGGCGGACGTGGAGCGCGAGCTCAGCGCCCATCCGGGCGTCGCCGACGTGCACTGCGTGCCGGTGCGGGACCGCGACCTCGGCGAGCGCATGTGCGCCTGCGTCGCCCCGCGCCGCGGCGCGCCGCCGCCGTCGCCCGCCGACATGCTCGACCACCTGCGCCGCCGCGGCCTGGACAAGCGGCGGCTCCCCGAACGCTTCCTGGTGCTGCCCGAACTGCCCCTCGGCCCGACCGGCAAGGTGTGCGCCACCACCCTGGCCCGCCTCGCCGCCGACGCGTCCGCCGACGCAGGGGGCGGGCGGTGA